Proteins co-encoded in one Hyla sarda isolate aHylSar1 chromosome 1 unlocalized genomic scaffold, aHylSar1.hap1 SUPER_1_unloc_3, whole genome shotgun sequence genomic window:
- the LOC130298161 gene encoding zinc finger protein 316-like: MERDRNKMADRIINLTLQILFRLTGEDYTVVKKSSSGRCQAPVCEGWGRTLSPIPGPPPDSLIHEEMDEQKILELLNKMMELLTGVLTLLGHYTVPIRCQDVAVYFSMEEWEYVEGHKDQYKDQVMMEDQQPLTSPVRSSKRTAPERCPRPLLPQDDQGEDPNNINAPETDVSGDEQYKEHISTGKDVIYINTTDIKEEAETDVSGDEQYKEDIPTGKDVIYSNTTDLREEEETDVSSDEQYKEDIPTGNRPDAATLVPDTSLIVEVRY; encoded by the exons atggagagagacaggaacaagatggccgacaggatcataaacctcaccctacagatactcttccggcttactggagag gattacacagtagtgaagaagtcctctagtgggcgctgtcaggcccctgtgtgtgaaggatggggaagaaccctgagcccaatcccaggGCCCCCACCtgactccctgatacatgaggaaatggacgAACAGAAGATTCTAGAACTcctcaacaagatgatggagctgctgactggagtgttgaccctgctgggacattataca gttcctataaggtgtcaggacgtggcggtctatttctccatggaggagtgggagtatgtagaaggacacaaggatcagtacaaggatcaggtcatgatggaggatcagcagcccctcacatcaccag tcagatccagtaagagaacagcacccgagaggtgtccccgtcctcttcttccacaggatgatcag ggagaagatccgaacaatattaatgctccagagacagatgtgagtggtgatgagcagtataaggagcacATTTCTACAGGAAAAGATGtgatctatattaatactacagatataaaggaagaagcagagacagatgtgagcggtgatgagcagtataaggaggacattcctacagggaaagatgtgATCTATAGTAATACTACAGAtttaagagaagaagaagagacagatgtgagcagtgatgagcagtataaggaggacattcctacaggtaaccgcccag ATGCCGCGACTTTGGTGCCGGACACCAGCCTGATCGTCgaagtccggtattag